DNA sequence from the Longimicrobium sp. genome:
CTCCATCCGCACCTGGACGGCGACATCCCGGTGTACGCGCTCCCCGCGGCCCCCATGGACGCACCCCTGCGGACGGTGGAAGGCATGGCCACACGCCTGGTGCGGATGATCCGCGAGGTGCAGCCCTCGGGGCCGTACCGCGTGGCGGGGTGGTCGTTCGGGGGCGTGCTGGCCTACGAGGTCGCCGCGCAGTTGATCGGACAGGACGAGAGCGTGGAGTTCGTGGGGATGTTCGACAGCTATCACCCCGCCCACGCTCGCGCGTCAGACGGTCCCGCCGAATCGCGGGACTGGGGGCTCGACCACGCCCTCATCCTGAACGCGCTCCGCACCGCCGACACCCTGCCCAGCGGCGGGGTCGACGCCGCGGCGGGCGGGGACGAGGACCTGGAAACGTTCGTCGACCGGTGCCGCGGCGAAGGTTTGCTTCCGCCCTACGTCACCGTGGCGCAGGCCCGGGCAGTGCGCGACCGGCTGCGCGGCCACCACGCCGCCCTGCGCGAGTACTCGCCGCAGCCGATTTCCATCCTGGTGCACCAGTTTCCCGCCCAGCAAAGCCCCGAAGCGGACACGACGCGCGGCTGGGGGGGCTTCCACCCCGAGTGGCTGCTTCGGGTGACGCCCGTGCCGGGGACGCACCTGTCGATGATGCAGCCGCCGAACGCCGCCGCGCTGGGCCAGGCGCTGGCGCGCGCGATGGACGAGGCACGGGAACGTGTGGCGGCGGACGGCTTGTCGAAAGAGAAAGAGAGGGTGATATTCTGACGGCTAGGGAAGCTCCTCCGCGCGTGCCCGGTCAGGGCGCATGGAGGCCCGGCACTCCCTTGGGGACGCCGTACGGACGTAGACACGCGCGGGTAGGGACGATCCCGCCCTTCAGGAGCAGTGGGATGACGGAGTTCAGGTTCGACGATCCCAATCAGTACGTGCATGGCACCCCGTTCGCCGAGTTCGCGCGGCTGCGGCGGGAGGCGCCGTTCGCCTGGCACGAGGCGTCGCAGGTGCGCGGCGACGGCTTCTGGCTGGTCACCCGGCACCGCGACGTGGTGGCCATCTCCCGCGACCCGGCGCGCTTCGCCACCCACGCGCCCATCCTGGCCGATCCGCTGCCGCGCGCCCTCTG
Encoded proteins:
- a CDS encoding thioesterase domain-containing protein, whose protein sequence is PVVLVREDAPGDRRLVAYYLGNEPVAVDALRAHLAERLPEYMVPAAYVWMEAFPLTPSGKVDRGALPAPDGDAYKAGEYAAPVGETEEALAGIWADVLGVERVGRHDNFFELGGHSLLAVRVISRMRQVLGVEAPLAHLFSHPTVESLAARVSGAELHSESGGAIAIRPSGSQPPLFLVHEGAGSTAYAQVLHPHLDGDIPVYALPAAPMDAPLRTVEGMATRLVRMIREVQPSGPYRVAGWSFGGVLAYEVAAQLIGQDESVEFVGMFDSYHPAHARASDGPAESRDWGLDHALILNALRTADTLPSGGVDAAAGGDEDLETFVDRCRGEGLLPPYVTVAQARAVRDRLRGHHAALREYSPQPISILVHQFPAQQSPEADTTRGWGGFHPEWLLRVTPVPGTHLSMMQPPNAAALGQALARAMDEARERVAADGLSKEKERVIF